In Providencia sneebia DSM 19967, one DNA window encodes the following:
- a CDS encoding DUF3846 domain-containing protein has translation MAIILHANNSTTIITPEFGNEFMLAELQEYVGGYIQTIDFNEPVIIDGTEYSTIVIDEDGKHKKYPINTTATQYAKNELFDDDFLVGDVIFLKDGEIS, from the coding sequence ATGGCAATTATTTTACATGCAAATAATAGTACAACAATAATTACACCTGAATTTGGTAACGAGTTCATGCTAGCCGAGCTCCAAGAGTATGTTGGTGGGTATATTCAAACAATTGACTTCAATGAGCCTGTGATAATCGATGGGACTGAGTACTCCACTATTGTTATTGATGAGGATGGTAAACACAAAAAATACCCAATAAACACAACTGCAACACAATACGCTAAGAATGAATTATTTGATGACGACTTTTTGGTTGGCGATGTTATTTTCTTGAAAGATGGGGAAATTTCTTAA
- a CDS encoding 3'-5' exonuclease, with amino-acid sequence MKYKNLMLDLETMSNKGNAAIVSIGAVAFEPSTGEIGPTFYTVVDLISSERAGLHIDADTVLWWMKKSSEARAAIIADGCWLDESLGDLNLFAERVLTDDVQVWGNGVDFDNVILRNAYNAVNLEPFWKRWNNRGVRTIVELGRNTGIDPKRTLAFEGEPHNALDDAIHQAKYVSIIHQHLIKPVNDDI; translated from the coding sequence ATGAAATATAAAAACTTAATGCTAGATCTAGAAACCATGAGCAATAAAGGCAATGCCGCTATTGTTTCTATAGGTGCTGTAGCTTTTGAACCTTCAACGGGTGAGATTGGCCCTACTTTTTATACTGTGGTTGACTTAATAAGTTCTGAACGTGCTGGGCTTCATATTGATGCCGATACGGTGCTTTGGTGGATGAAGAAAAGTAGCGAAGCTAGAGCAGCTATCATTGCTGATGGTTGTTGGCTAGATGAATCGCTGGGTGATCTAAACCTTTTTGCAGAAAGAGTGTTAACTGATGACGTTCAGGTGTGGGGTAATGGCGTTGATTTTGACAATGTTATTTTGCGTAACGCATATAATGCAGTCAATTTAGAACCGTTCTGGAAACGTTGGAACAATCGCGGTGTTAGAACGATTGTAGAACTAGGACGCAATACGGGTATTGATCCTAAACGTACACTTGCATTTGAAGGTGAACCTCATAACGCTTTAGATGACGCCATTCATCAAGCCAAATATGTATCTATTATCCACCAGCATTTAATTAAACCAGTTAACGACGATATCTAA
- a CDS encoding tyrosine-type recombinase/integrase, translating into MAARPRNRQYRHLPDFLNFDKTRQRYVLTLITGKRKTIGTDRAYSIAVAREYNLRMRPETAISLNGLINESGGLKGEGEALSVHMDRLMQRIVKDEQPAKSTLSDWKKDIERIKEFFSDVACCDITLEHVNDYINHYHADGSANVQNRKVLFLKKIFSYAMDESLMLDNPATRKKMRRLEGKQRKRLSFENFIKIRNFAEPWLRTAMDLALQTTQARLEVSRIKYNIKKPKEGVCGCVWLDVPANGIYGTLYIHRQKVKDKEAAHVAIPIGDELKRIIDESRDNIASPYVVHRLPIKNSNPISSEVQHPTQVVPSYLSRAFSKARDNAGAYAELPQEQRPTFHEIRALAAHLFEKSGVDPQARMAHSDAKSTKIYTQDHVDWVSVPHAEIKVG; encoded by the coding sequence ATGGCAGCAAGGCCAAGAAACAGGCAATACAGACACTTGCCTGACTTTCTCAACTTCGACAAAACCCGCCAGCGTTACGTGCTAACGCTAATAACAGGTAAACGAAAAACCATAGGCACCGACCGTGCCTATTCAATCGCTGTTGCGCGTGAATATAACCTAAGAATGCGCCCAGAAACCGCTATTAGCTTGAATGGACTAATTAATGAATCAGGTGGACTAAAGGGCGAAGGTGAAGCTTTATCCGTTCACATGGATAGATTAATGCAGCGCATAGTTAAAGATGAGCAGCCAGCGAAAAGCACCCTATCCGATTGGAAAAAAGACATTGAACGCATAAAAGAGTTTTTTAGTGATGTTGCTTGTTGTGATATTACTCTAGAGCATGTTAACGATTATATAAACCATTACCACGCTGATGGATCTGCAAATGTTCAGAATAGAAAAGTATTATTCTTGAAGAAAATATTTAGCTACGCAATGGATGAATCATTAATGCTTGATAATCCGGCCACACGCAAGAAAATGCGAAGATTGGAAGGAAAACAAAGAAAGCGTCTATCATTTGAAAACTTTATTAAAATACGCAATTTTGCTGAACCCTGGTTACGTACAGCTATGGATCTGGCTTTACAGACAACACAAGCAAGACTTGAAGTTTCCAGAATAAAATACAATATAAAAAAACCAAAGGAAGGCGTTTGCGGTTGTGTGTGGCTTGACGTGCCGGCAAATGGCATCTATGGAACGTTATATATCCACAGACAGAAAGTTAAGGATAAAGAAGCGGCTCACGTTGCTATTCCCATTGGTGATGAATTAAAGCGGATCATCGACGAAAGCAGAGATAATATTGCCAGCCCTTATGTTGTTCATCGGCTCCCAATAAAAAACAGCAACCCGATCAGCTCAGAAGTTCAGCATCCTACTCAGGTTGTACCCAGCTATCTAAGTCGTGCATTTTCAAAAGCAAGAGATAATGCTGGAGCCTATGCCGAATTACCTCAGGAACAGCGACCCACTTTTCATGAAATAAGAGCTTTGGCGGCACACTTGTTTGAGAAATCAGGGGTAGATCCTCAGGCAAGAATGGCGCATAGTGATGCGAAATCAACTAAGATTTACACACAAGATCATGTTGATTGGGTCAGTGTACCACACGCCGAAATTAAGGTGGGATAG